Proteins co-encoded in one Negativicutes bacterium genomic window:
- a CDS encoding Rrf2 family transcriptional regulator encodes MKFSTRSEYGLRAMVVLAGNEGGNPLSLRQIAEDEHISEQYLEQIFMELKKADLVLSIRGAYGGYRLARSAEEITVRQILEVLEGPIVPCDCLSQELGFTSCGSKEEACLIQVVWRRLQTGMNEILESMNLHDLQAGKYQ; translated from the coding sequence ATGAAATTTTCAACGCGCAGTGAGTATGGTTTGCGTGCCATGGTGGTTCTGGCTGGCAATGAGGGAGGTAATCCGCTTTCGCTGCGGCAAATAGCAGAAGATGAGCATATTTCAGAGCAATACCTGGAGCAGATTTTTATGGAGTTAAAAAAAGCCGATCTGGTGCTCAGCATCCGGGGTGCTTATGGCGGCTATCGTTTAGCTAGAAGCGCAGAAGAGATTACGGTGCGGCAGATCCTGGAGGTTTTGGAAGGACCCATTGTGCCCTGCGATTGCTTAAGTCAGGAACTTGGTTTTACGTCCTGCGGCAGCAAAGAAGAAGCCTGCCTGATTCAGGTTGTCTGGCGCCGGCTGCAGACCGGAATGAACGAAATCCTGGAAAGTATGAATTTGCATGATTTGCAGGCCGGTAAATATCAGTAA